DNA from Scheffersomyces stipitis CBS 6054 chromosome 1, whole genome shotgun sequence:
TTCGAGAGCTTTACCTCAGCAAACGACATTGAAATACAGAGAAGATGGGAGTAAAGTAGAGCACAAGAAAGGAAAGCGAGCTCtcgaagagttgaagacCGAATTGTTGATTAGAGAGGGTCGATTGCCAGaactttctgaaaatgatCACATTTCAAAGAGAATAAAGCTAAAGGAAAATCATGAAAACTTACAAATTaaagaaactgaagaaggaaacaaTGACATTGGGATAGATGATGACAACGAAGATAAAATTGACAACAAAAGTGACGAAGATGGCGACGTAAGCAATGATAATGAAGGTGACGATATTGATAGTTACAGCGGGCTGGAAGATTCTGAATCAGATGACGAAGGTGATTCGGAGGATGAGAcagaacttcttcttgcgGAGTTAGCCAAGATTCGACAGGAAAGACAAGAGGAGAAGGAAAGAGTCGAAGAACAAGCGAAGATAGACAGAGCATTACTGTCGAATCCATTGGTGTCAGTAAAAAGCGAAGACAAAGAcaaaatagaagaagcgccgaaaaagaaaagctGGAGACTGACTACTACCTTCAGCAATAGACCCAACAAAGTTTCGGAACAGGATACATATACAAACGATACACTTAGATCTAAGCACCACCAAAACTTCCTTAACAAATTCGTTAGATAGTACAGGTAAACAACATTGCGACGAATATATATAGATTAAGTTAATGGCAAGACTAATAATACGAATGTAGAAGTAAGCTAATTAGATGAGATATATGAAAGAAGGATTAAGTCAAGTCATCACCACGACTGAGTCTGTTCTCCAAGTAAGCAATATCTTCCTTAAGACTGGCCTCTTCCACAGTCTTCACAAGCTCCTTGGTACATTTAGCGATGTCAAAGGAGATACCAGCCAATCTCTGTTTGAAGTTCTTATCAGCAAATTGTTGGTCGCTCTTTTCTGAGTTTGGTTTGCACAAGATGCTCATACGATGTTCACAGTCTTCCAAGCTCTTGACGACCCAGCTTCCGTGCTCCTTCAATTGAGCATTACGGGTCTGGTTCATGGACGTGTTTGTAGCTTCAGTCATTTGTGAAATAACTTCAGTGATAGCCTTGGACTTTTCACGCAAGTCTCCTCTGGTGGAGTTGGGCTTCTTGATAGCAGAAAGCAATGACTGGATAGTAGAGATGACTTGGACGGTCTGATGCTCCAAATAAAGTAAGACTTGCGTCAAAGTGTTATCAGGATCATCAATGTCGAACAAGTCAACATTGAAAGTAGCAGCAGCCATTGACTTACGGTACTCCTGTCTTTGTCTTGCTTCACTAGTAGCCGACATCTcagagtcttcttcttcgtaaTCAGACTCCTCTTCGT
Protein-coding regions in this window:
- a CDS encoding predicted protein; this encodes MTTNHRPTLESKRGKVNSITDTISHSRALPQQTTLKYREDGSKVEHKKGKRALEELKTELLIREGRLPELSENDHISKRIKLKENHENLQIKETEEGNNDIGIDDDNEDKIDNKSDEDGDVSNDNEGDDIDSYSGSEDSESDDEGDSEDETELLLAELAKIRQERQEEKERVEEQAKIDRALSSNPLVSVKSEDKDKIEEAPKKKSWRSTTTFSNRPNKVSEQDTYTNDTLRSKHHQNFLNKFVR